GAGCGACTCTCTCAATCACAGTCTGTCTTTCATTAGTGATGGCAACGTTTTGGCCCTGCACAGACTGCTGTGGAACAACCAGGAGAAAATCGGCCAGTATTTGTCAAGTAACAGGTGTGAGAATGGTGTTAGCATCCAGCTCATGGGGTCACTATCAAAACAAATGTGATTACATGTGCAAAAgcagttcggttgtttcctggGGATGGCCACTTGCaatagatttataattttttcatccaGAGCCCTTTTCTTTCTAGTCTGAAAGAAATTGATTACTGAAATTATTGTGTATTTCAGAAAAAGAATTCCagttatttacataaaaatgtcaGGAATGCATTGCATTTATATTTCATGTCCATCAACTTTTTAGAGAAACCATGAGGTTGCAACATTTTTCAATGATCACTTTCATTATTATCTATTCAGGGACCATAAAGCTGTGGGAAGGAGACCCTTTGATAAGATGGCCACCTTGCTTGCTTATCTGGGTCCTCCAGAACACAAACCTGTGGCCGATACTCATTGGTCCAGTCTAAATCTCACCAGCTCCAAATTTGAGGAGTTCATGACCAGGTAAAATCTTTTCTGATTTAAAGCTATAAACTGAACCGTTTCTATGATAACTTGTTAATACACACCTGCCGTTGTtaccttaaagaaataattcccccaaaaatgaaaattctcttatcgtttactcaccctcatgccatccaagatgtatgactttcttctgcagatcacaaacaaagatttttagaagattatctcgactctgttggtcctcacaatgcaagtgaatggtgaccaaaactttgaagctccattggttaaatccaaatcttcagaagcgatatgataagtgcgggtgagaaacagataaatatttaagtcctttttttttactgtcaatcACCACTTTCACgtacacattcttcttcttttgtttttggtgattcacattcttcctgcatatcgccacctaatggcagggaggagaatttatagtaaaaataccAAAATATTATACCAAAAatattggtttgtttctcacacacaactatcatactgcttctgaagatatagatttaattactgaagtcttatggattacttttatgctgcatttatgtccttttggagcatcaaagcgtccaccattaacttgcattacaTGGGCATTCAGAGCTGAAATCTTTGTCTGTGTGCCACAGAAGATATTCGTACCcatatggaatggcatgagggtgagcaaatgatgagagcattattattatttcttgatgTGCAGTATCTTAGTATGTCAGTAAAAGGTTCAGAGCTATTTCTGTTTTATCCTTAGACACCAGGTGCATGAAAAAGAAGAATTTAAAGCGCTGAAAACCCTCAATATCTTTTATCAGGCCGGAACCTCAAAGAACGGAAACCCTGTGTTTTACTATGTGACTCGCAGGTAAGGCGTCACTACACTTGACCAACTGGCACtaacagacaaacacaaaagTTCTTCTTGTCCAGAGTTTACCGTATTTCTAATTCAAACAATAACAAACTTCAGGTCCATAGATTTAGCTTTaagtatgtttattatattttacaaGTATGGCAATCATTTTAAAGAGCCTGACTGCCTGTTTCAAATTGGTTTTAAAAACTTGAACTTTTCAGGGGAATTGAATGGCTTAATGGCAAATGGCTTACTACAACTTACTTATAGACTCTAAATATTAAGGTGGGACAGGAGAAAGCTTTTTAACACCACAGAAATTACAACACTATGAAGCAAAAATCTGATTGCTTCGTGAGCTCAGTAAAATCTACAAAAGTTTCATAGCATTTTCAGAAGAGTCTCTGGAGgaacctaacactctctgaaaaACCTTGCATGCCCATGATTGTCTATGCATAAAGCAGATGGGGACCAAAAGTTTACCGGATTGCTGCTAGGTCGCTGTATCATCTATAATAAGCTCAGGGGCATGAACATGGGCAGAAGCTTGAAACCGCCATTCATGGAGGAAGAGGAGCCATTGCTGGAAAGGATGATAAAGTGATACTTGTTCTGTTCTGTGCTGTGCTGTTGGTGGAGTTGGATGAAGCTGTGTTGTTCATGTTCTGGATTGTGCTGTAGGGGAAATCGAGTGACAAAGTACTGTTCGTTTTCTGAATTATGCTGTGGGTGTTATTGAGAAACATGGTGTCACTCTTACAGCCATTTCTCCGATCTGAACAAtacaaactaaaatcatgttattacAAGAGTTCTTCAGGTTTATATTTGTAGCTAGCCCAACAGGGTAAACTTTCTGTCCCAGCAATCATCTAgttgattagttattttttctttttatatatatatatatatatttctttaaaaaaaaaataatttcaatacatttagcAGTGGTTCTTGAATTAGTGTAATGTAAGCATGCTAAGCAGTTTGCATAGGAAACCCTATTGGAAAGCCCCCTTTAAAACACCACAGCTACAGTCTGAGGGGCTGTTCAGAATGAATGCGCTCTTAAGCTAAAAACAGCAAGATACAAAACGCCCCATACACAttcagacatattttttttttaaagtgcctcGATactcctgcattctgttccattccgttgcactccatcaagctgaTTTTAAAAGGAAGAACACATTTTATGTGATTTGTCACCTGAGAAACGTGTCCAATAAGGGTCAGGTGTACAAACCAGCCTGATTATTTAAGGCTTCCAACTAgttgattttaaaaacatgtactGTAATTTTGCACACCCCATAGCTAGGCAGAGGTATCTAAAACATGTATAATACAATCAACAAACTTTATTTTGAGAAAGTTTGTAGAAGATTGCATTAAAGACCAACTCGTAAAATTCTGTAGAACAGGGTTTTCCAACTATTTCTTTTGCTCAGTAAACCCCTTCAAGTtaagttaaaatgtaaaaaaataagcaAAGATTCCTTGGGTACATACCTTCAGTGTTCCCAGTGACTGATGCTGTTTGTTTAACCTCTGTGAGTGGTGATGTCTCTTTAACATGCTGATGCTGTTAATAATGACACCAGCATAAGAAGTCACATGAATGGGACTTTTTGGAAAAGGAGGCTCAGCAATGTAGATCATGCTGGAAAGATTGTCTTTTGTTTAACAAATACACTCACCAAACActattaggaacactgtggtcctaataaagtgcccaacatgatCTGCTGTTGAAGACCATCCACctcgtgcattctgagatgccattctgctcactacaattgtacagagtggttatctgagttactgtagactttctgtcagtttgaaccagtctgtccattctcagCTGACCTCTCGTATCAACAAGGTtgcgtctgcagaactgccgctcactgtatgttttgtaGAGTATACTCtacactgttgtgtgtgaaaatatcaGGAgaatcagcaattacagaaatactcaaaccagcccttctggcaacaaaaataatgccacggtcaaaatcactgagatcacattttttcccattctgatggttgatgtgaacattatctgaagctcctgacctgtatctgcatgattttatgcattgcattgctgccacatgattggctgaatagataatcacatgaataagtagctgtacaggtgttcctaataaagtgcttagtgtgtgtattttattttgttttgcatgATTTAGCATGATATCATCTGAAGGACTGGCTTGAGTTTGAATGTTTTCCAAATTTGGTATGTTTATAGTGATAACTTGGTTGTCATAATGGTATCTAGTTACATTAGAGATCCAAGCAGAGTTTTCCTAAATTTTTAGAAAATTACtgttattacatttaattattattattatttattttttaaatagcaatAACTTTGTAACAGTGATGTGTAAAGTCATCAAACAGATTAAAATTCCaccattaacaaataaataaatgggggcGTGCTTTTTAGTTTGAAACTTTAAACGGTTTATTTGTTATGTCTCAACTACTTAACACAATTAGGCATTCAAAAGTACTCCGTTATAACACACTGGACATCTCTTGACTCCTTGTTTGGTAGCTAAGGCATTTTTCCTTTAAAGATTGTGAAATTAAAGTTTGTCCACATAACATTAACAGAATTTgttcacttattttattttttaaatgttttattaacattttatggGAGAAACAACAAAGACATATGCATTTAAATAGAATAGAAAGAGAATAATTTTTAAAGAAACATAAATTTTGCTAATCTGAAATGATGTGGCACCCTTGTCATTTAAACATATCAACCAGCTTATACTGTGAGACTATTCTTGTGTATTTTATGTCGTATGAGATGTTAGCGAGACTAATatagggttcccacggtcatggaaaatcactttaaaatttagatttccaggcctggaaaagtcatcaAGTAGAGTCAtgaaaagtaatggaaaagtAATTGAAAATTCTAAAGTAAAATTTTCTACTAGTTATGCTCCACTCTAAAGTATTGTATCAGatagaaattgctcttttgtgagtgcaggctctataaaattattattatttttaaaattcttATCCAGTAATCATAAGCATCTGAAAAAATCATTCATTAAATGTGGGAACCCTGCTAATAACAGAAAATTCAgagaatattcttctaaacagtTATCCTTTTTAAGTGTCTTTGAAAATTTAGATGAAGCAGTTTTGAAGAAGGACCCTTTGACTTTGTTGGACCCCTCAGAGACCTTGCATCATGGCCATTAGGAGGAGAGTACTGGACATTGTTGTGTAGAACAAGCCAGACACTCGTTCTGAGCTTGTGCTTCTACCAAGGTTCTGATTGGCCCTCTTCACGCTCCGGGTTCGGAGAGTGGTGGTCCTACGTGTGGTGGAGATCATGATCTCATTGGTGGTGAAAAAGTCTCCTGTCCTGACTGGGCCTTCTGTAGTTGTATGGATGTCTGGATAAGGAACCTTTGATGTCGAGGTAAAGAAGAGATTGTGCCTGAAGGATTCATGCTCTTCTGGGCTATAGGAGGCCGTTTGGTCATCCCCAGTGTGATGTGTGTTTAGGAGTGATGTCTTGGACCAGAAGTGTGTGGGGACTGCTTGTATGGATGGATAGTTTGGCTCCTTGGTTCCAAAGATATATGGTAACAATGTGTACGTGCCAAAGTGCCAGCTCTTGGTACTAGAGAGGTGAGCTTCCCCACAGGTGTGCCAGGTGTGGCAGGGGCAGCCCAAAACTCTGGCAGAAGTGTGCTTGGTCCACACCAACAGGTGGCTGATATTGGCCGATTCTTCGCAAGCCCAGGGGTTGTCTCCTAGAGTGATGAGCTTCAGACCTTGCAGATGCTCGAACACTCCTTCACTGACAGTGGTGAAGCGATTTGCGTGTAGGTAGAATTGCGTCAACCTGGATAGCCGAATCAACGACCCCGGCAGAATCTGAGCCAGAATGTTGTGGGATAGATCCACCACATTCAGGTTTTGGGGCATGTTGGTGGGTACTGTCCAGAACTTGTTGTGGCTGAGATTGAGAGCCTTCAGGTTAGGGAGCGTGTTGTTGATAAAAACCACACGCTCCAACTTGTTGATGGACAGGTCCAGAACTCTGAGGTTCCACTGGTATGCTGTGTCATCCTTGTTTAGTACACGCAGACGGTTCCCCGATACATTGATTTCCCACAACGCCCGAGGCAGTGAGGCTGGTAAGTGAAGCAGTCGGTTGTAGGAAATGTCCAGGATGCGCAGGTGTGTGAAGGAGCTTAGGTGGTGGTCCAGATCAGATAGCCGATTGTGGGTCAAGTTGAGGGACTGAATGTTTCTCTGCAGGCCCACTGGTAGGTGTCTAAGACCCCTCCAGGAACAGTCAACAGTCCGTTGGCTCTCACTACACGAGCAAATAGTGGGACATTCTGTGTATACTTCTGTACAGATAAACTGCAGTAAGAGTAGGCTGAGCAGCACAGCAGACAAATGCATCTTCAGGGTGTTCCTGTGGACAACAGCATGACAGAAGTTTTTTTAAATGAGGTGTCTCTAATACTAGAACAATACTGAACACAGTACACTTACGAACTACATCAAACATTGAGATATGCGCAGATAGTATCTTATGTGTATTTAGATCAGTGTATTGGTGGCCTTTTCAAACAGTACAACATTAGTGAGTCTGATCTTAAAGTCACACTGAGGTGCCTTGAAGAGCCCTGTTCGATTCTGTTCAATACTGTTTTgacgtatttcctactgaaatAGGAATTGGGGACGGGACATGTCGAACGCCTctttccatttttaaaaataggcaaataaATGGTTTATAACTAAAACAGCAACatccaataaaacatttttttttttttaaataaagtcatgGTGACTTTGTCTGATTTTAGTGTGTCTGAATTTCAGCTAATCTTAATGTATTGACTGATTAGTGTGTCTGAATGCAAGTCTGATAAAGTGAGTGACAACTGAGTCTGATTAGAATGACGAGGAAAGTGAGTCTGAACATCGGGAGGTCTGATGACTGAGGGTCTTATTATAGTGAGACTGAACTAGGGCTAAACTATTTGGACCAAAAAATcgaattatgatttttttttaaatattgcgattgcgatttgaactgcaatatgataaacataaataaaaaatgtatgattttaacTCAAATTAAACTATATTTTGCCCATGCTTTACTGCCGACCAGAAATACTGTTCTTACACAATAGGATTTTTACCCTTGAGttctcttaaaaagaaagaaactaaataaatatataaaacagtgaAACTGAGGGAAAAACATCACAATCACATTGCATCTGTCCTATGTGTACAGCATACCGAACCGAACTCCCGAGCACTTCTTTTACTCAGGGCTTCAGATAGATATAATTTGTGTGTATCGAGCACAAATCCGCTCTGAAATCACTGAAAAACATACACTGACACCGTTTACATGTGTTCAAGGAAGCAAAACACATTACAGACAAAACAGCAGCGCACATAACCAGAGCAGAGTGGGCAGCGTgttcagactatttatttatttaattaaatcaaagcGCCCCTGGTTTAATTATCGCACTGGGTCATATcgcgatttcgattttatttcaatGAATCATTCAGCCCTAGTCTGAAATTTAGCAACACAGTCCCATTAACAATGATGAAAGTGAGTCTGATGACAGAAGGTCTGATTATAGTAAGTGATGACAATTAGTAAATTAACTTAAGCAAATCTAATTATTGTAAGTCGGATTATAATGATTATGATAGTAAGTATGAACCTTACTGGGACTGACAGTGACTATAGTGATGTTATAGTGATGATGACACCTACTCTGATTATGGATAGGTAATTGCagtgttttttaatatttttatttaagtgtATTTGGATGCTGTGCACTTGAAATTTGTCACATTTGTTCTGCTTCTTGTTGGCCATTCTGGGATTTGTCAAAGTAGCAGTATCAATTCTGAGTTTCACAATCAGTATTACACACGCGCGCTTATGCCGAGATGTGGAAGCTCTTCATGCAGTATCTCTGCAGATCTGACTGCAACTCGTTCTGCAGGATTTTATTCAAGCATGTACTTAGAAAAAAGAAACTCACTGTATAAATGTTGTGCTATATAATATGCTTGATGTGTGTTATATCACAGAACAGGAAGATAGATCTATGTCAgtgtttgtgatcttttcttagGTAAGCCATTTTGCAATGTGAATAACTTACCTTTTCCTTGGGGTGACTCTGAGCTCCTTTTTTCCTGGCCTTTTTCTGTTGTTTAATGTCTCCACATTTCTCacctctttctttcttctttattcTGCAGATCAGTGCAGTTCTACCTGGTTTTTCTGTGGTTGTTCTGTTTCCTGGCTTTTACTGCAGTAAAATCCAGATCCTGTGTATCTCTGTGCAGGTCCCTCTCTGGTATCACTCTGGTAGTGGAGGCGAGAGAGACCGGCAGGGAGGGGGCTTGTAGTAGAGGAAATTCTGCTCTggtacagaaagagagagagaggaagtgctGACTCTTTTGTCTCCTCTTTAGTATTCCCTCATTCAGCATCCATTTCCTCTGCTTTGttccctctttttctttctttctttctattattTTTGCTGCAGGATAAACTCTTCtggacttaaatataaaaaatctgtcataatttattcaacctcatattgttcctaacccatttgactttcttccgtggaacacaaagggtGATGTTAGAcggaaagcctcagtcaccatttaatttcttaatatggcaaatagatgcaatgaaaggGAATACTGACTGTGGCTAAAAGTTTAAATGCTGTGGCACCGGCCCACTACAGTAGCATTGGTGTAAATTTGGGTTGGAACTATCTGTTtgctgaccaatggaagacaggttGTGTTCAGGaatcctgtttgaaaacaatcattatttttggaaTTCTGTTTGTTAACAcaagtgcagaaattacacactttagctttaagtgGAGTAAAATTCTTAGCACGCTTTTTTGGTTAATTGTTTTGAAGGTTCCTCACCAAGTTCTTCACCATGTCAATGTTCTTGCCTggcaggtgtgtatgtgtgttcagaACAAAAGTGTGCTGGTGTAGAACTCTGGAAACCTTTTCTCTGCCATTCTCCAActccctctttttctctccctGTTTCTTTCTCAATTGCTTCATTCTTTGAGAGCCTGCTAATTCTGCCCAGTATTGCCACATCCTCTGCCTACTAATGTGGCTTTGCTCTGTGTTTGTGTCGATAGATGATGCTGTATTTTTGTGTTGGTATTGTCAAAGAGCTCAGCTCAAGCATTTGCACTCAGCTCTTATTTTACATGTGCTGTCCAGTTTATCTCTTAGTTTATTCATTTGTTCATCTTacaccacacaaacacagaccCTAAGCCATTTCAATTGATTCTGTGCCATCTGCTCTAGTTCTAGTTTTTGAAGGTTCCTTTTGAAGGTTTGTTAATCTGGCACTTTCAAACAGGAAAATAAAGTCAGCCGTATGCCTTGTGTAGAAAACAATTTACTTGTGTATGACTTTGGgaccgttcacaccgaacacatATTTGCATCCATCTATGCTGATTTTTCTTTGTAATCATGTCCCAGATGGACGTTTTTGACTGTCACACCTTGCACAGGAACACTAAGTTTTTTTAtgatgccgtgtcaagttaatAAAATATTGGAGATACATAAGTTCAGTTCTATTTGTTGTGCTGCCTCTAGCACAACACGTTTGGTCTTATTGCCGTTTACACATAACGAAAACAACTTTTGTGGGAATTTTGACAAGCAGAGTTTTTTGCTTGATTAATCAGAGTAGGCCTATAATAACTCAAAATATAACTGAATTTTtacaaatgttcaaaatccaagtatatatatatataaagtatatagtaATGGCTTAACAAGTACATCCATTAGATAGTTATCTGGAGACAATGTAATAACAAGTCATGTTCATAAAAGTAATTGGAGAGGTTCAGTGTTTGCAtatgaaaaacataataataataataataataataaatatagctgcaagcagcaattatcagGGCTAAGCACTTGAATGGCAAATACTGGTGAAAATAGCATTTTTGTGAAGATTTTTGGCAAATTGCTCGAAAAGAAATAAATAGTATCACTTGGCATCTACCAAGGAGTCTATCAATGACAACAGACTAAAATTATCaagttattagcatttttagaaccatcattacaatttgaTTATAAAACAAGTTTTGATACAGCATGATACATATTATcgtatttaaataatttgatcaAAATACATACTTGGATAGATGTGAACAATTTTTTcccatttcataataaaattgataaaatatttaaatacagtacattaaaattgaaataaattccttccaaaatgttgcaaatgtttttttgtttttttttgtcatatgaacaatcaGACAGTAAGTATACTGAAAAGCTAGTTTAgcctgttaaccctctggggtcgatggattcgccggcgcatcctgctggatattttcatcattatagcagaaacaacttaaaatactccgtcatttttaggtatacagataagtgtaagacatcattagagactataaagggtctacttttatttgtgtacactcacaataacaacaaaaccttgtgcttttgtaaaataaagaaaataaaaagggtgtgctttcagcagtctctgtgttcacaagcatatttcagaaacacgtcacaaaaattaactgaaactccacgaatacttatcacacaaacatgaaacatatgtctaaagaaagcttaatatttctgcttttaaataaaacaattcaaatttaaaacaaatattctcttgCAATGCAatatgtttgaaacaaagcgatgtacagtttttacttggATATCTAATTGTCTGTAatatgatcccacccaccagcagagcgcaccattcatacgctaatgtgctgagacaatcaatgcaaatggtaaacgcctcattatcatcaacaaagcttgtgcttgcaaatatgtgttcaggttaaatttgtaaaatgcactttaaatatgcccatattagaaaatcagcatattataatgatttctgaaggatcatgtgacattgaagactgcagtaatgatgctgaaaattcagctttgatcacaaattgcattttacaatatatttaaatagaaatctgttcttttaaattgtaaaaagagttcagaatatcaatgttgtttctgtatattggatcaaataaatccagtcttggtgagcagaagagacttattttaatggtagtgtaggtctaaaattaagtttttatgtaaagaaaatatatagtcagattacttcttatAGAAGTATTATTACTTATTATTACTTCTTAGAGAAATAAACACCAAACCTGTAGGAATGTATATTCTGTGTTTGGACTCATAGCAGCTATAGGGCTAAAGCTAAATGCACAGGCACTGATCAGTGTGAATGAATGAGCTCTTtggataatttattattttatttagttgttttactgttttataatttatggtagaaaaatattatatatattatatatatatttgttagaaATGTGAATAATTACAGCTTCCACTGCTCACAATACTTATACTGATAACAtggattataaatataattataatctgTAATGAATTTTATTCATTACAGATTTACCTCATATGTGGTGTTTCTGAaatgtagttgtttttttttactctgaaatAAGTTTTATTCACTCTTGCCCAATGGAGTTCTGAGTACCAATGGCCACTTTTGGTACTGCGCTAGTAAATGTTTGATAAATAtggtattttatcatttatttactt
The sequence above is drawn from the Xyrauchen texanus isolate HMW12.3.18 chromosome 43, RBS_HiC_50CHRs, whole genome shotgun sequence genome and encodes:
- the LOC127635696 gene encoding oligodendrocyte-myelin glycoprotein-like is translated as MHLSAVLLSLLLLQFICTEVYTECPTICSCSESQRTVDCSWRGLRHLPVGLQRNIQSLNLTHNRLSDLDHHLSSFTHLRILDISYNRLLHLPASLPRALWEINVSGNRLRVLNKDDTAYQWNLRVLDLSINKLERVVFINNTLPNLKALNLSHNKFWTVPTNMPQNLNVVDLSHNILAQILPGSLIRLSRLTQFYLHANRFTTVSEGVFEHLQGLKLITLGDNPWACEESANISHLLVWTKHTSARVLGCPCHTWHTCGEAHLSSTKSWHFGTYTLLPYIFGTKEPNYPSIQAVPTHFWSKTSLLNTHHTGDDQTASYSPEEHESFRHNLFFTSTSKVPYPDIHTTTEGPVRTGDFFTTNEIMISTTRRTTTLRTRSVKRANQNLGRSTSSERVSGLFYTTMSSTLLLMAMMQGL